Genomic segment of Tamandua tetradactyla isolate mTamTet1 chromosome 1, mTamTet1.pri, whole genome shotgun sequence:
tgacaaaactcagtcTACTGTACTTTATTATATGTAAGTTATATCTTAATAAacctaacttttaaaaagttctaaaGAATTCTCAAAGCTTCACGTGTGGTGTGCTGTAATTTGTCTCTTGTGAGTGGGCTTCAAGTAGATAAGACCTAATGATCTGGAGACGGAAACAAACCCAGTTTTGTGGGGTTACTCAAGAGAATGGCAGCAGATTACTGCCACCGAAGAGTGGTGTGCTCCTGCGGAAGGGTGACCACCTTGAGCCATGGATTTGAGATTGGCCATTTCCTGTCACCGTAGCTTGCCCTGCGCCTATGACCCAGGTGGGCGGGGACCTAGTCGCCGGCCCTAGCAGTAGAGGTGGCGGGCTGCGAGCACAGACCACTGGGCGGCGCTCTGAGTCGACGGTCCGAGAACTCCCACTGCAATCCGCCTGCGCAGGCGTAGCGCGAAAGTGGTACGTGCCCGGGTAGCTGAGATGTCGTCGCTGCAGATGACGTCGCTTCCGGCGCTTCGCTGGTCGGGTTGGGGCGGGCTGGACGGCAGTTAGGTGGGGCGTGCCATGCAGCCCACGACTCCTCGGCTGCTAACCGTGGGCGAGCTCCCTGCACGCGGGCGGCCTGGTACGGCGCTCTGGTAAGGCGTGCGGCGGTGGCGGAGCGGGAGCGCCTTCCTCAGGCTTTCCGCAGAGCTTAAGCGCCGAGTTCTGGAGTGGAGCGCTCTCCGCCGGGGTCACGGTTGGCGTTTCTCCAGAATCGGGTCTTGTTTACGTCTAAATTCGTGTCGGTTCTTATTTCTCTTCCTGGAGAGCCCTGGAGACCGGAAAGTAGTATATGTAGAGTTGCGTGATTCCAACTCCTGTGTTAAGcgcttttcttgtgctgtttaAGAGTCTTGCGCCGCAAATTCAGGTGCTGAGGGAATTTGGAGGTTGCTCTGGAGCTGGTAAAAAGCCTGTGGGAACTTGGACCGGTACTTTGAGGAGactattgatttgtttttccttttcctgtggTTTAGGATTTTTACTCTGCAGCTAATAAGCATTCGCCTCACCTCCTCCGCCCTTCCGCTTTTTAATGTTTAGATTTAGGTGTATGAATAGTTACTAGCAGAGAgcgtaatttttttttaaaaattgcgtATGTCCCATGTGCTCAGACACCCCGGGGAGAAAAACATGTATTGTAGTTTGAACTTTACGGTTTATAGAATTTAGATTATCCTATTATCCGGATTGCAACACTTAAAAACGTAGTACTTGAGGTAGTTGATGAGTATGTAAATCAACGTTACTTTTGCTTTTTCAGTACTTGATTTCTGGACCAGTATTTAATTATCAAACAGGACATAAGCATTTAACACCAATTCCTTGATAATGCTAGTTATTTTAGATTGACTACAACCCACTTAAAACACGCTTTAATGTTCAGAATTAAGTATGTGTAGAACACTTAGGACAGTGTCTGTCACCTAGCAAACACTAGATGCGTACTAATTGCCATTTTTATGTGATGGTTATTATTTACAGGATGTCACACTTGAGGAAGAccaaaattattgttttatttttatgtttcctttattgaaatattcaattttctcattttaaagatgtgtGCTAACTCCTATACTGGCCATGCTTTCATTACTGATGTCtgctttgattattttgaaaaaaattattcaatctTTTTGTATAACTACGAAAATAATCTGGAAAATATAATCACAGCTTTGTTGTTGGGGTGGGGCAGAGAGGCAGGTTTATCAGAAGGCACTGGCACAGTACTGATAGCCAGTAGCTTTTCCAGTGTACAAGAAGTTTTACAGGTCCTTTGCATTAAAAGGATAACCTCAGTCAGGGGAAAACAGGCAAAATACTGAtatgactgcttttttttttttaatttatttattaattaaaaaatcaacaaaccaaaacatcaacatatataatcagtaattcacatcatcacttagttgcatattcatcatttcttagaacatttgcattaattcagaaaaagaaataaaaagacaatagaaaaacaaataaaacgaacacagaaaagagaaaaaaaaaaagattatacctactataccccttacccctcgctttcattgatcactagcatttcaaactaaatttattttagcatttgttccccctatttgaTATGATTGTTTTccattctccttctctcttcACTTCCAGGCAAATAAGAGAATCATTTGAATAGACTCTCCTCTTGCTTTTTCTAAAGCAGGGGCAGACAGCACTGTAGCAGAGTGATTGAAAGTGTGGACTTTGGTGTCAGGTGGACCTGGACTTAAGTCACCACCCTTCCACCTACCTTCTGTGTCTTTGGAAAAATTAGGAGGTAGGGAATGTTGGTGGCAAGATAAATATGGGGTCTGATTCTTGGCAAATGTCTTGGCTGTCATTCCACTGAGGGCTGGTGGAAAAGCAGTCAGCAGCTGCTTGgaattttcttctcattctaCCCACCTCTATTCCTGATGTTAGATGGTACGTCCTTATGACATTCTTCTCTTAAGAGTTTCATATTTCTTCCACTTATGGAACCTGCAGATCTGTATAAATGCGGTAAGTGGGATGGGGACTTTTTGAGCAAAGTGACTGGCTATGTGGTGTCATCTTGCCAAACCTGCCATTTTAACCTACAGGACAAGCCTGAGTGGATATATAATGAGGATGCATTTGTATCATTGAAGAGTCCTGAACTCACTGACTGTAGTACACTTGTCAACTGCAGGTGATAACGTTTTCTTTGATTTCAGACTGTAGCTGTGTCTGCTTGTTATGATGCCATCTCGTACCAACCTGGCTACTGGAATCCCCAGTAGTAAAGTGAAATACTCCCGGCTTTCCAGCACAGATGATGGCTACATTGACCTTCAGGTGAATGCAGAAGAAAGCTGGCAAAACTGGCTGGCTATGTTTCTGTTGACTTGGCAGGAAGACCTTCCAGTTGGAGGTTTTGCTAACTATCCCTGGGAATTAgaggaaacagaaggaaggaatctCAGTTCTGATACCCTTTCTGCCATAGCCTACAGAAGGAGGGACCTTGGTAgggcagtttcaaacatatattgtccacttctaggaatttgtagTTGTCTCATAGAATTACAGCCTAGATGCCAGAGCCCAttaattgtaaattttatttaatttatccaGAAAATAATCAGCTTGTGCTTTGTTAAgtagaattatttttaagaacCATGTTACCAGTTTGTGTACACTTTAGTCAAAACCAGTTCATCTTTTAAGGGAGAAACTAACTGCTAAAGCTAGCAGATTGTGGGAAACTTGGTTCTTTCCTCATGACATGAGATCCAGTTTATTAAAGGTTTTATTTGTGACAAACAGTAAGTAAAACAAAGAACAGTTAATTAACTTTGTATTTTACCCtgatcattatttatttattaaattttttttttgcatgggcaggcaccgggaattgaacccgggtctctggcacagcaggcgagaacgctgccaTTGCACCACCATCGCCCACTCTGATCATTGTTTATTAAATAGTCAATAGAATAGCTTCTCCTTTATCCCACTTCTCCTGCTACTTCTTCTATGGCCAAGGAAGAAGTAGTAGAAACTCatccttttaaatataaatataaatatatataaattattctttGTACTCTTTGGACCTGTGcttgaaagagaaatttaaaaaaaaaaaagatctggggAGCTTCCAGCCAATTAGGTCAGATCCAGCCATGAGGCAAAACCTTAAAGTTtgtctctgaattttttttttttttttttttttttttaaagagagggaggaagggaaggaaagacagagaaggaaggaaggatggaaggaaggaagggaggaagaaagggaaacatcttgtttttattatattttgtttgtttgtttgtttttttacatgggctggggccgggaatcgaaccggggtcctccggcatagcaggcaagcactcttgcccgctgagccaccgcggcccgccctgtctcTGAATTTTTAATGATGAATTGGACTTGTTCACATGCAGCTTACTTGCTCCGTGGGCCAGGCAActaatgttttagaaaaaaactGAAGTTGTTTCTAAAGCCATTGACTATTTACTGGCTTAACTTCAAATGCTGGAAATTAATTACTCTTTCTTCACTTCTGCAAAGCATAGTGTTCATATTTATATTCCCATAGATTagtatagtgcctggcacatggaagGCACTTGAGTATATTTCTAATGAATGAGTGACCATAAAGTAACTTTTGTTTCTGTAAGAAAGTAGTTTATTATGGTACTGTGAATTGTCTGTGGAATGAGACTGGAACTAGAAAGGATGATATTCTACTTGGACTCCTTTGAGTGACAGGTAAAGCAATGGCTGGAGCTTTATCTCctgcctctcccttttctttctctcccagagCTGTAGCTGGGTGGTAGGACATGCTTCAAGGCAAATGAACATCCAGTGGATTCTTATTATCCTCCCAGCTTTAAAATATCTGAACCCTGGTATTTTTATAATGCTCTTCCTTGTCTTGCCCCTCCCCATTTCTTTTCCAGTTTAAGAAAAGTCCTCCTAAGATTCCTTATAAGGCCATTGCGCTTGCCACTGTGCTGTTTTTGATTGGCGCCTTACTTATTATCATAGGTTCCCTCCTGCTGGCTGGCTACATCAGCAAAGGGGTAAGCATGTGTGAATGTGCCGGAAGACCTTTCAAATGTGAGCCAGGGTACTCTTACTTTTATAGTCATAACAAGTATAGATtccagcagaaagaagaaaaggattttcttttagattttgttttctgataacaaaatatgtttttctttctttgagcaACAACAGACTTTTCCCAGGGTTCCTTTGAGGTGTGTGCTGGTAGGTGGGCACCTCCGCCTCTGGGATCTTGGGCAACTTGCCCACTGTCATGGTTTGAAACAGCAAAGCTAAGCCTGGCATCCAGGGCTCCTAACTGGCTGTAGTTTGAGTAGCGCATTGTCATTGTAGCTTTGCAGGGCCGCAGATATACTGGTCAGTGTTTGGGGAGAAGTGAGGTTTGTATAGGTCCAGGGCCACTGATTAAGCCATGACTTTCGGATCATGAATCAGATCTTTCTTAAATTAAGTTTGGTTGGAATTCCTTTTGAGCTTCAGTATGATACCTTAGAGACATAAAGTGGTGTTTGTTGGTTCTCTCTCTTGGACTGACCCTCCGTGCACAGCATCTAAGTTCTGAACTGATTTTGGGCATAATTCACTAACAGTCTTCAACGCACACACCAAGCCAAGGAATGATGATAACATCACTCCCCAGGAATAACATAACTAGGAGCTGACACTGTGGGTATTATCATTGAAATTGTGAATAGTTCTGCTGTCACAATAAAATGGCTGCATATGGTTTTTAAGGAGTGTATCTGACTTGCCATCCATTCTTAGCTATTTAAATT
This window contains:
- the TMEM230 gene encoding transmembrane protein 230, giving the protein MMPSRTNLATGIPSSKVKYSRLSSTDDGYIDLQFKKSPPKIPYKAIALATVLFLIGALLIIIGSLLLAGYISKGGADRAVPVLIIGILVFLPGFYHLRIAYYASKGYRGYSYDDIPDFDD